In the genome of bacterium, the window ATGCGCATCCGCCCCTCAAAATGTACACTTGAATCTGTCACTACGTGTTATAAGGAGCATCCAGCCCCGTGGGCGGCTCGACAGTTGTCCATGCACCTTTCCACACATGGGAAGGTGCCTGCAAGGTTCGTGGGGAGCAAAAGTGCCATGCGGCCAAGGTGTGACTTCCTCAGTGGCTCATTCCCTAAGAACCATATGGACAGCGCCAATGGCAGGCAGTAGAGTTTCAGGCTGGAAAGGGAAGAATCACTATGAACTCAGCAGGATTGACTCATTTTCAAAAAAGATTATTTTCCAAGATCTCGCGATTATTGACGGGTAGAACAGGATGGATGTTGGTTCTTCTATTGTGGGCCACCGCAGTAACTGCATCGTCAACCTATGATTTGAACACAACTTGGGGTAACGGGGCAGGCACAAGCAATCCGCAGGGGCAGTGGTCAGGACCAAATCTGAAAGGCCGATTACGGGTCTGATAACAGCCTAATCGAGGGCGGCATGATCCCTATCGGTATCGCAGACACCATCTTGGTTCATGCGATAGAAGTCTTCGTGAAAACCATCGGAGTTGGGGCGACGGCCATCATCATGGTCCACCATCAGTTGAGGACGTATCCGCCCGGCGTCAGTCGTCAACGAGTTCGATGATGGTGCGCCATTGCGCGTGCTGCTGTTTCTCCCTGTTTGCCAAAGATAGAACCCGTCCCCCATTTTCCGATGTGACAACATAGTCCTTACCCTTAACGGGTTCAAAACACATCCTCGCGGAAACGCCTCCCCCGTCCAAACGGTATTCTGTACCAGACACCTTGTGAGCCGGATGCTCCAAATGGAACCTCGCCTCAAACATTACCGGTCTATCCGCCTCAAGGTCATCGACAATCTCCAGCCGGTGAGGCTTGCAGAAGCGAAACGTCCTCACAAACTTCGTCAAGCCACAATCCTGTGGATAAGCCGGCGCCACATCGCACTCAACAATATCCACGTTATTTTCCGAGCGTACTGACAGAATGCGTGGCGAGCGCCGGTCCGTCAGCCATGGAGCAAAGTCGAACCACATCCGGCCTTCTCCTTTCTGTCCCCTGCCGTCGACCAGCACGGTATTGTGATCCGAAGTGAGTTTCATGTGGGAGTAACCTTCATCCCGCAACAGGAATTGGCCGCGGCTCAGAAACACAAAGTGCCCCGCATCCGGATGAACATGCCCTGCGCCATAGTCATAGGGGGCCTGTTCCTGCCGATGCCCGAGCGGCGGGCCACACTTGATCACCAGCATACTTGCCGAATCCGTCCAGTCACTCCGATCCGAGACGATATCCAAGTCGCTGAAATGGTACAGAGTGGGCCATGTTCCAGGAGCCTTCTGCGGCAGGGCCGGATCACTCCATAGCAGGTTCAGGTAGTGACTGCTCCAGACCGCATCGACATCTCCTTCCTCGGTTTGACGGGCAAGCCATTGGGCCAAACCCGCCTGAGAAGAAAAGGGATAACGCCGGGCAAGATTATGCAGGATATGACTCGGCCCATACCAGTGAGTTCGGGGGCAATCCCCGATATCGATGAGGCTCTGCCGCTCAGTCCAAGTCCCACGGGGCAAGGCCAAATACAGGGCAGAGAGGGGGGCTAACTCCAACCCGGGATGAGCAACACCCCGACTCTCGTACAGGTTTATGCCCAAAAGATCATGCGCCAGTTCCATATATCGCATCATCGCCTCGGTGCCATACTCCCAGTACCCATACCCTTCCTGGCTGGCTCCATCCACGCCGACCTGCGTGAGCGACTCCAGGAACTTCTCGTGAGCAATTCGTATCCAACCCCTAGCCTCGTCAACTTCATCGCAAAGGGCAAAGCCCGCTGTCGCCAAACCAGCACAATTGACCCAGAGATGATTCTGCATATAGCTTCCCTGCCAATGAGTTTGTCTGGCGAGTACAGCCCGAGCCATCACGCCAGCACGCTGTTGTAGTCCCTGGCGAATGATGGCACGGGTCGCGGGCGTCAAATCGGCGTAGAGCCAGTCATATGCCAGTCCGATGCCAGCCAATTGGTGGCCGGCGGCCAAGTCCAGCCCATCACAGCCAGCCAACCCCCACGTCTTATACGACAGCGACGCCAGAATCCACTGATTGGCCGCATCCAGATATCGTTGGTCATGACTCAGGAGATAGGCCAGCGCTAGGTGAGGAATCATATTGCCGACATTACGTTGCCACAATTGTTCCTCGGAGCCGTCCCCGGATAAGTCAAGATCCTCCTTCAC includes:
- a CDS encoding DUF4962 domain-containing protein is translated as MRINQMQMLCLAMAIGLSLESRGQERASGWMPSPEMRLPVFVEVFGSVVRTVAKFDFTDGPQGWLPRHPDVKISCIHGDAGDGGILRLMGNDPSHWNFAVSPSIVVEPGHKYRASMRFRIESSPKGSRPIYFKVELVNDDKSSMQVNSPPTLPDKTGQWLGTSVEFVVPPNCHGVWAAIEKGSESPASIDLSIAGFTVEEIREFTGEAALTGGQLCGPITASLAHVHPRLYMNAQFLRERGQQINSDPRWAWARRTLFRIADAGLRKGPPDYSRQVKEDLDLSGDGSEEQLWQRNVGNMIPHLALAYLLSHDQRYLDAANQWILASLSYKTWGLAGCDGLDLAAGHQLAGIGLAYDWLYADLTPATRAIIRQGLQQRAGVMARAVLARQTHWQGSYMQNHLWVNCAGLATAGFALCDEVDEARGWIRIAHEKFLESLTQVGVDGASQEGYGYWEYGTEAMMRYMELAHDLLGINLYESRGVAHPGLELAPLSALYLALPRGTWTERQSLIDIGDCPRTHWYGPSHILHNLARRYPFSSQAGLAQWLARQTEEGDVDAVWSSHYLNLLWSDPALPQKAPGTWPTLYHFSDLDIVSDRSDWTDSASMLVIKCGPPLGHRQEQAPYDYGAGHVHPDAGHFVFLSRGQFLLRDEGYSHMKLTSDHNTVLVDGRGQKGEGRMWFDFAPWLTDRRSPRILSVRSENNVDIVECDVAPAYPQDCGLTKFVRTFRFCKPHRLEIVDDLEADRPVMFEARFHLEHPAHKVSGTEYRLDGGGVSARMCFEPVKGKDYVVTSENGGRVLSLANREKQQHAQWRTIIELVDD